The following coding sequences are from one Rathayibacter sp. VKM Ac-2760 window:
- a CDS encoding siderophore-interacting protein, whose amino-acid sequence MTDATPPAPSAEPAPPAATPPAAPRPADRRARPARPQHVLTVLRTERLTEHFVRVHLGGDGFDAFVQGADPDRLAATDRYVKLLLAPPGVALEPPHDLDALRARLAPEELPVRRTYTIRSVDLEARSLAVDFVLHGDEGVAGPWAASARPGDRIEMSAPGGAWAPSASAANLLLGDESALPAIAAALEAMPADARGTALIEVHGAADELPLTAPAGVEVRWLHRGDEEAGHALTAAVRELRRPEGAVEVFAHGERTAMKRLRAILQDDWGVARAALSLSAYWALGRAEDRFQAEKREPVGAIFAD is encoded by the coding sequence ATGACCGACGCGACCCCGCCCGCCCCGTCCGCCGAACCAGCCCCGCCCGCCGCAACCCCGCCCGCCGCCCCGCGCCCCGCCGACCGCCGCGCGCGACCCGCCCGCCCGCAGCACGTGCTGACCGTGCTCCGGACCGAGCGCCTCACCGAGCACTTCGTGCGCGTGCACCTCGGCGGCGACGGCTTCGACGCGTTCGTGCAGGGCGCCGACCCCGACCGCCTCGCCGCGACCGACCGCTACGTCAAGCTGCTGCTCGCCCCGCCCGGCGTCGCCCTCGAGCCGCCGCACGACCTCGACGCGCTCCGTGCCCGCCTAGCGCCCGAGGAGCTGCCGGTGCGCCGCACCTACACGATCCGCTCGGTCGACCTCGAGGCGCGCAGCCTCGCCGTCGACTTCGTGCTGCACGGCGACGAGGGCGTGGCCGGCCCCTGGGCCGCCTCCGCGCGCCCCGGCGACCGGATCGAGATGTCCGCACCCGGCGGCGCCTGGGCACCCAGCGCGTCGGCCGCGAACCTCCTCCTCGGCGACGAGTCGGCGCTCCCGGCGATCGCCGCGGCGCTGGAGGCGATGCCCGCCGATGCGCGCGGGACCGCCCTGATCGAGGTGCACGGCGCCGCCGACGAGCTGCCGCTGACCGCCCCGGCCGGGGTCGAGGTGCGCTGGCTGCACCGCGGCGACGAGGAGGCGGGCCACGCGCTCACCGCCGCCGTCCGCGAGCTGCGGCGCCCCGAGGGCGCCGTCGAGGTCTTCGCGCACGGCGAGCGGACCGCGATGAAGCGGCTCCGCGCGATCCTGCAGGACGACTGGGGCGTCGCGCGCGCCGCGCTCTCGCTGTCGGCCTACTGGGCGCTCGGCCGCGCCGAGGACCGCTTCCAGGCCGAGAAGCGCGAGCCGGTCGGCGCGATCTTCGCCGACTGA
- a CDS encoding DUF418 domain-containing protein — protein MDATTTVRSAAPTAPRLQPGRLAVPDALRGIAIVAMLIAHAMPLMPSVRGGAVGFAASNVNDLASPLFALVMGMSAALVLARPGASGGRASDTRASGARVVVQNLIRGAVLVALGLWLGGWGSWIAIVLPHLGLTLALGTPILLLRSRVVALVAAAIVLASAPLNAAVAASADPAVLYSRSPAGLLLQWGFVDPHYRVTNLLPFFLLGALLLRHGLRRDRLLALLAVVAVLAYPVRPVLQRFAGLGSQSGDYADTLHDLGLVLAVLVVVVLLATVRRRPASTVIAAVLTPFRAAGSLALSVYVLQVGVVAAFAAAGLGYVVDSPGPFLLLVLGVWGLAVLWWRFAGTGPLEWLIGRLTRLVPGRGEPGR, from the coding sequence ATGGATGCGACCACGACCGTTCGGAGCGCCGCGCCGACCGCTCCGCGGCTGCAGCCCGGGCGGCTGGCGGTGCCGGACGCGCTGCGCGGGATCGCGATCGTCGCGATGCTGATCGCGCACGCGATGCCGCTGATGCCGAGCGTCCGCGGCGGGGCGGTCGGCTTCGCGGCGAGCAACGTCAACGATCTCGCGTCGCCGCTGTTCGCGCTGGTGATGGGTATGTCGGCGGCGCTGGTGCTCGCGCGGCCCGGCGCATCCGGCGGGCGGGCATCCGATACCCGGGCGTCCGGCGCGCGCGTCGTCGTGCAGAACCTGATCCGCGGGGCGGTGCTCGTCGCGCTCGGGCTGTGGCTGGGCGGCTGGGGCAGCTGGATCGCGATCGTGCTGCCGCACCTCGGCCTCACCCTCGCGCTCGGGACGCCGATCCTGCTCCTCCGCAGCCGCGTCGTCGCGCTCGTCGCCGCGGCGATCGTCCTGGCGAGCGCCCCGCTGAATGCCGCCGTCGCCGCATCGGCCGATCCGGCGGTGCTGTACTCGCGGTCGCCGGCCGGCCTGCTGCTGCAGTGGGGCTTCGTCGATCCGCACTACCGCGTCACGAATCTGCTCCCCTTCTTCCTGCTCGGCGCGCTCCTGCTGCGGCACGGCCTCCGCCGCGATCGCCTGCTCGCGCTGCTCGCCGTCGTCGCCGTGCTCGCCTACCCGGTGCGGCCGGTGCTGCAGCGGTTCGCCGGGCTCGGGTCGCAGTCGGGCGACTACGCCGACACCCTGCACGATCTCGGGCTGGTGCTCGCGGTGCTCGTCGTGGTCGTCCTGCTCGCGACCGTGCGCCGGCGCCCGGCGAGCACGGTGATCGCGGCGGTGCTCACGCCGTTCCGCGCGGCCGGGTCGCTGGCGCTCTCGGTGTACGTGCTCCAGGTCGGAGTGGTGGCCGCCTTCGCCGCCGCGGGCCTGGGCTACGTGGTCGACTCGCCCGGCCCGTTCCTCCTGCTGGTGCTGGGGGTCTGGGGGCTCGCCGTGCTCTGGTGGCGCTTCGCCGGCACGGGTCCGCTGGAGTGGCTGATCGGCCGGCTGACGCGGCTCGTGCCGGGGCGCGGAGAGCCGGGGCGCTGA
- a CDS encoding Ig-like domain-containing protein gives MTRTLSATLAALLVVIAAFFAAAPGFAAANRYASPNGTGTVCSAAAPCALTTAVQSAAAGDTVLLTSGTYPTADLKGGKATVAAPVTVRPAPGASPVLGSTKVYTPNTVWNDIFSRSTFYTYGSGITVNRMHIDGAGIFVRSANVIVRDSLFENGSSIDGIQVGGATNALVENNVVRDFDQNTDNGLHADCVQVFESTGVTLRGNSLRNCYNAGIIFSPGSGKGMSDITVESNFVQGCIVVSADCRGGSVADFTEKTARNLLIRNNTFLDGALRVGGATATVFDRNIVGYLSSCTSPMTNTLVIGWNTKLCKTPQLLNTQGNVAGNPGFAGRTGGDLHLVDAQQATIAGWGSTTAAATDFDGQTMGSRTAGADQFGTVTAPTPTATPTATATPTATPTAEPTATPTPTATPTATPTPTATPTPTATPTPTATPAPVDRTAPTATILSPSSGTSVSGAITLTASAADDVAVTGLSYWVGTTKLGDASQASDGTWSLTVNTAVFPKGTYSVTAKAVDAAGNAGTSPAITLKRV, from the coding sequence ATGACTCGAACGCTCAGCGCGACTCTCGCCGCTCTGCTGGTCGTGATCGCCGCGTTCTTCGCGGCCGCGCCCGGCTTCGCGGCGGCGAACCGCTACGCCTCCCCGAACGGCACGGGAACGGTCTGCTCCGCAGCCGCTCCGTGCGCCCTGACCACCGCGGTGCAGAGCGCCGCCGCCGGTGACACCGTGCTGCTCACCTCCGGCACCTACCCGACGGCGGACCTCAAGGGCGGGAAGGCGACCGTCGCCGCTCCCGTCACCGTCCGGCCCGCGCCCGGCGCCTCGCCGGTCCTCGGCTCGACGAAGGTGTACACGCCGAACACGGTGTGGAACGACATCTTCTCGAGGAGCACCTTCTACACCTACGGCTCGGGCATCACGGTGAACCGGATGCACATCGACGGCGCGGGCATCTTCGTCCGCAGCGCCAACGTGATCGTCCGCGACTCGCTGTTCGAGAACGGCTCGTCGATCGACGGCATCCAGGTCGGCGGCGCGACGAACGCGCTCGTCGAGAACAACGTGGTGCGCGACTTCGACCAGAACACCGACAACGGCCTGCACGCCGACTGCGTGCAGGTCTTCGAGAGCACGGGCGTCACGCTCCGCGGCAACTCCCTCAGGAACTGCTACAACGCCGGGATCATCTTCTCCCCGGGCAGTGGCAAGGGCATGAGCGACATCACCGTCGAGTCGAACTTCGTGCAGGGCTGCATCGTGGTCTCCGCCGACTGCCGCGGCGGCTCGGTGGCCGACTTCACGGAGAAGACGGCGAGGAACCTCCTGATCCGCAACAACACCTTCCTCGACGGCGCGCTCCGCGTCGGGGGCGCCACCGCCACGGTGTTCGACCGCAACATCGTCGGCTACCTGTCCTCCTGCACCTCTCCGATGACGAACACCCTCGTCATCGGCTGGAACACGAAGCTCTGCAAGACCCCGCAGCTGCTGAACACCCAGGGGAACGTCGCCGGCAACCCGGGCTTCGCGGGCAGGACCGGCGGCGATCTGCACCTCGTCGACGCCCAGCAGGCGACGATCGCGGGCTGGGGCTCGACCACTGCGGCGGCGACGGACTTCGACGGCCAGACCATGGGCTCCCGCACCGCCGGCGCCGACCAGTTCGGCACGGTGACCGCGCCGACGCCGACCGCGACGCCGACCGCGACCGCGACGCCGACGGCCACCCCCACCGCTGAGCCGACCGCCACGCCGACGCCGACCGCCACGCCGACCGCGACGCCGACGCCGACCGCCACGCCGACGCCGACCGCCACCCCGACCCCGACGGCCACCCCCGCCCCGGTCGACCGCACGGCTCCGACGGCGACGATCCTCTCGCCGAGCTCCGGGACCTCGGTCAGCGGCGCGATCACCCTGACGGCGTCGGCCGCCGACGACGTCGCGGTGACCGGTCTCAGCTACTGGGTCGGCACCACGAAGCTCGGCGACGCCAGCCAGGCGTCCGACGGCACCTGGTCGCTGACGGTGAACACCGCGGTCTTCCCGAAGGGCACCTACTCGGTGACGGCCAAGGCCGTCGACGCGGCGGGCAACGCCGGGACGAGCCCCGCGATCACGCTGAAGCGGGTGTGA
- a CDS encoding amidohydrolase, producing MPLLITDAAVVTMDAVSGAVPITASIRIVDDVITAIGPGLEPEPGDEVIDGRDRLVTPGFVNAHTHSWEYLYKGRYDNLPLELWMLLSYPILGDSRVAPDLVRLRSSLFALESLKAGVTTLVDDVLENPDQDAEQLAAVFDAYDEIGIRANISGHVISRPFFETMPFVAEYLPAEILDSVRAAARPTTEGYLDFSRTAFATQHGRGGGRLRYMVAPSAPQRVDADLLVGATELALEHGAECHVHVLETKTQLVTGEEFHGSTLVEYMARIGALSTNTTFAHGIWLTDSDMAAIAAAGTSVSHNPISNLKLGSGIAPWRALHDAGVNLGLGTDGCSSSDSPRMLDVVKAAALLHKVTDPDLTTWPTVAEVLTAGTIGGARSAVLGDVTGSIEVGKQADLVLFDLETLAFTPRQRLENQLVYSENGSSIDTVIVAGRIVVVGGESTTVDEAALRADLAVQLGEIVARQDALDRSNGVLTEPFRRMHERAMRRAAPIDRFSGARLV from the coding sequence ATGCCCCTCCTCATCACCGACGCCGCCGTCGTCACCATGGACGCCGTCTCGGGCGCCGTCCCGATCACGGCGAGCATCCGCATCGTCGACGACGTCATCACTGCGATCGGCCCGGGGCTCGAGCCCGAGCCGGGCGACGAGGTCATCGACGGGCGCGACCGGCTCGTCACGCCGGGCTTCGTCAACGCGCACACCCACTCGTGGGAGTACCTGTACAAGGGCCGCTACGACAACCTGCCGCTCGAGCTGTGGATGCTGCTGTCCTACCCGATCCTCGGCGACAGCCGCGTCGCTCCGGATCTGGTGCGGCTGCGCTCGTCGCTGTTCGCGCTCGAGTCGCTGAAAGCCGGCGTCACGACGCTCGTCGACGACGTGCTCGAGAATCCGGACCAGGACGCGGAGCAGCTCGCCGCGGTCTTCGACGCCTACGACGAGATCGGGATCCGCGCGAACATCTCCGGCCACGTGATCAGTCGGCCGTTCTTCGAGACGATGCCGTTCGTCGCCGAGTACCTGCCGGCCGAGATCCTCGACTCGGTCCGCGCCGCGGCGCGGCCGACCACCGAGGGCTACCTCGACTTCAGTCGCACCGCCTTCGCCACCCAGCACGGCCGCGGCGGCGGGCGCCTGCGCTACATGGTCGCGCCGTCGGCCCCGCAGCGGGTCGACGCGGATCTGCTGGTCGGCGCGACGGAGCTGGCGCTCGAGCACGGCGCGGAATGCCACGTCCACGTCCTCGAGACGAAGACGCAGCTGGTCACCGGGGAGGAGTTCCACGGCTCGACGCTCGTCGAGTACATGGCGCGGATCGGCGCCCTCTCCACGAACACGACCTTCGCGCACGGGATCTGGCTGACCGACTCCGACATGGCGGCGATCGCGGCGGCGGGCACCTCCGTCTCGCACAATCCGATCTCGAACCTCAAGCTCGGCTCGGGCATCGCACCCTGGCGCGCGCTGCACGACGCAGGGGTCAACCTCGGGCTCGGCACCGACGGCTGCTCGAGCAGTGATTCGCCGCGGATGCTCGACGTCGTCAAGGCGGCGGCCCTGCTGCACAAGGTGACCGACCCGGACCTGACGACCTGGCCGACCGTGGCGGAGGTGCTCACAGCGGGCACGATCGGCGGTGCGCGCAGTGCCGTGCTCGGCGACGTGACCGGCAGCATCGAGGTGGGCAAGCAGGCCGACCTCGTGCTCTTCGACCTCGAGACCCTCGCGTTCACCCCGCGTCAGCGCCTGGAGAACCAGCTGGTCTACTCCGAGAACGGCTCGTCGATCGACACCGTGATCGTCGCCGGGCGGATCGTCGTGGTCGGCGGCGAGTCGACGACCGTCGACGAGGCGGCGCTGCGGGCCGACCTGGCGGTGCAGCTCGGCGAGATCGTCGCTCGGCAGGACGCGCTCGACCGCTCGAACGGGGTGCTCACCGAGCCGTTCCGCCGGATGCACGAGCGCGCGATGCGCCGCGCCGCCCCGATCGACCGCTTCAGCGGCGCGCGCCTCGTCTGA
- a CDS encoding polysaccharide pyruvyl transferase family protein, with amino-acid sequence MLGGLRKRTAPLLKSPAVLSLGARGVFLDAPRLRSARRSGSASGRAILIAPPGAGNIGDAALVGAFLENVAGPITVITRYKGDFRIPAEQADRVEIVSLGTLLYGGLPSFVRDLRRFRAMLPGAASVSIVGADIMDGAYNFRASTSRALVARSAASAGLNTRVLGFSWNGKAHPGALAQLRDADRAGTTLFLRDPLSVERARRDGLDAKASADIVFSARSVDQGRASTELDALDTSGGIAIVNVSGLIDTDQTGAYVEIIGDLRARGLAVVLLPHVIKHGPDDLAACRKVFAALPDTAGVAFVEDVLTPAEVRGFTERATVTVTGRMHLAIMSLMKGVPAITLATQGKVEGLMAMFELPYLCVEPGAGLAARVGAALERVLSDRESVSAAILAKLPAVQELSAANFAGLPRA; translated from the coding sequence ATGCTGGGCGGGCTGCGCAAGCGCACGGCCCCGCTGCTGAAGAGCCCGGCGGTGCTCTCGCTCGGAGCGCGCGGCGTCTTCCTCGACGCGCCGCGGCTGCGCAGTGCCCGCCGCTCGGGGAGCGCCTCGGGTCGCGCGATCCTCATCGCGCCCCCCGGAGCCGGCAACATCGGCGACGCGGCGCTGGTCGGCGCGTTCCTCGAGAACGTGGCCGGGCCGATCACCGTGATCACCCGCTACAAGGGCGACTTCCGCATCCCCGCCGAGCAGGCCGACCGCGTCGAGATCGTCTCGCTGGGCACCCTGCTCTACGGCGGACTGCCGAGCTTCGTCCGCGACCTGCGCCGCTTCCGGGCCATGCTGCCCGGCGCCGCGTCGGTCTCGATCGTCGGCGCGGACATCATGGACGGCGCCTACAACTTCCGCGCCTCGACCAGCCGGGCGCTCGTCGCCCGCAGCGCGGCGTCGGCCGGCCTGAACACCCGCGTGCTCGGCTTCAGCTGGAACGGCAAGGCGCACCCGGGTGCCCTCGCGCAGCTCCGCGACGCCGACCGCGCCGGCACGACCCTCTTCCTCCGCGACCCGCTCTCGGTCGAGCGCGCCCGCCGCGACGGACTCGACGCCAAGGCCTCCGCGGACATCGTCTTCTCGGCGCGCTCCGTCGACCAGGGCCGCGCGAGCACCGAGCTCGACGCGCTGGACACCTCCGGCGGCATCGCGATCGTCAACGTCTCCGGCCTCATCGACACCGACCAGACCGGCGCGTACGTCGAGATCATCGGCGACCTGCGCGCCCGCGGCCTCGCGGTCGTGCTGCTCCCGCACGTGATCAAGCACGGACCGGACGACCTCGCGGCCTGCCGCAAGGTCTTCGCGGCCCTGCCGGACACGGCGGGCGTCGCCTTCGTCGAGGACGTGCTCACCCCCGCGGAGGTGCGCGGCTTCACCGAGCGCGCGACCGTCACCGTCACCGGCCGGATGCACCTCGCGATCATGTCCCTGATGAAGGGCGTCCCCGCGATCACGCTCGCCACCCAGGGCAAGGTCGAGGGCCTGATGGCGATGTTCGAGCTGCCCTACCTCTGCGTCGAGCCGGGCGCCGGCCTCGCCGCGCGCGTGGGCGCCGCTCTCGAGCGCGTCCTCTCCGACCGCGAGAGCGTGTCCGCCGCGATCCTCGCGAAGCTGCCCGCCGTCCAGGAGCTCAGCGCCGCGAACTTCGCCGGCCTGCCGCGCGCCTGA
- a CDS encoding cytosine permease, whose product MSSDTLHDTEDALSPLPDSRRTARLDGQFWIWAGANIAPINWVLGALGVNMGLGLWDTITVLVLGNVVGMAVFGFFVLLGQRTGATGMLVGRAVFGRRGNYAPAAIQAVVVIGWCAINTWIVLDLVIALLGSVGLVDPEAANLGWKIAVAAVIMAVQVAISFLGYRAIAAFERWTVPPTLVVLAVMSIVAWFFLDIDWSYAGPAEGALTGGDRIAAMSIVMTAIGIGWGLTWLAYAGDYSRFVSPSAPRRKLYFASVLGQFIPVVWLGVLGATLATKNGSVDPGQLIVENFGALAIPVLLLVVHGPIATNVLNIYSFGMATQALDIRLGRRALSLIVGVLAFAAAVFFVFQDDLATTLDAWLVGLVGWVAPWGAIVLVHYTVFEPRVRSFGHLFAPVGSPLLPDVRWRALLSFAIGATLTWLFMNGSVPALQGPAATALGGVDVSWLAGGVSAGLAYLLLGRGDAASWVARRAAVEAEPRSAEPVLG is encoded by the coding sequence ATGAGCTCCGACACCCTGCACGACACCGAGGACGCCCTGAGTCCGCTGCCCGACAGCCGCCGCACCGCGCGACTCGACGGGCAGTTCTGGATCTGGGCCGGCGCCAACATCGCCCCGATCAACTGGGTCCTCGGCGCCCTGGGCGTCAACATGGGCCTCGGTCTCTGGGACACGATCACCGTCCTCGTGCTCGGCAACGTCGTCGGCATGGCCGTCTTCGGCTTTTTCGTGCTGCTCGGCCAGCGCACCGGCGCGACCGGGATGCTCGTCGGCCGCGCGGTCTTCGGCCGCCGCGGCAACTACGCGCCCGCCGCGATCCAGGCCGTCGTGGTCATCGGCTGGTGCGCCATCAACACCTGGATCGTGCTCGACCTGGTGATCGCGCTGCTCGGCTCCGTCGGCCTCGTCGATCCGGAGGCGGCGAACCTCGGCTGGAAGATCGCCGTCGCCGCGGTGATCATGGCGGTCCAGGTCGCGATCTCCTTCCTCGGCTACCGGGCCATCGCCGCGTTCGAGCGCTGGACGGTGCCGCCGACACTGGTGGTGCTGGCCGTGATGTCGATCGTCGCCTGGTTCTTCCTCGACATCGACTGGTCCTACGCCGGCCCCGCCGAGGGCGCCCTCACCGGCGGCGACAGGATCGCGGCCATGTCGATCGTGATGACCGCGATCGGGATCGGCTGGGGCCTGACCTGGCTCGCCTACGCCGGCGACTACTCCCGCTTCGTCAGCCCGAGCGCCCCGCGCCGGAAGCTCTACTTCGCGAGCGTGCTCGGTCAGTTCATCCCCGTCGTCTGGCTCGGCGTGCTCGGCGCGACCCTCGCCACGAAGAACGGCTCGGTCGATCCCGGTCAGCTGATCGTGGAGAACTTCGGCGCCCTCGCGATCCCGGTGCTGCTGCTCGTCGTGCACGGGCCGATCGCGACCAACGTGCTCAACATCTACTCGTTCGGGATGGCCACCCAGGCGCTCGACATCCGCCTCGGCCGCCGGGCGCTCAGCCTGATCGTCGGCGTGCTCGCCTTCGCCGCCGCCGTGTTCTTCGTCTTCCAGGACGACCTGGCGACCACGCTCGACGCCTGGCTGGTCGGCCTGGTCGGCTGGGTCGCTCCCTGGGGCGCGATCGTGCTCGTGCACTACACGGTGTTCGAGCCGCGGGTGCGCTCGTTCGGTCACCTGTTCGCGCCGGTCGGCTCGCCGCTGCTGCCGGACGTGCGCTGGCGCGCGCTGCTCTCCTTCGCGATCGGCGCGACGCTGACCTGGCTGTTCATGAACGGCTCCGTGCCGGCCCTGCAGGGGCCGGCCGCGACCGCGCTCGGCGGGGTCGACGTGTCCTGGCTCGCGGGCGGTGTCTCGGCGGGGCTCGCCTACCTGCTGCTCGGGCGCGGCGACGCCGCGTCGTGGGTGGCCCGGCGCGCGGCCGTGGAGGCGGAGCCGCGCTCGGCCGAGCCCGTCCTCGGGTAG
- a CDS encoding sigma-70 family RNA polymerase sigma factor → MTQPAPQPPPARPAAAGLDLTAAFDEHGPALLGFAVNALRDRGLAEDCVQETFLRAWRSRERYSTERASVRTWLFAIARNVIVDAHRSVQRLPRIVPAEVLDDVAGEQADPLEPLMMVEALARLSPEHRQVVVAIHLRGESYAEVSAATGVAVATLRTRTFYALKALRTHLAAPEPTQEDRP, encoded by the coding sequence ATGACGCAGCCCGCTCCGCAGCCGCCGCCCGCCCGCCCCGCCGCGGCCGGCCTCGACCTGACCGCGGCGTTCGACGAGCACGGCCCGGCGCTGCTGGGCTTCGCGGTCAACGCGCTGCGCGACCGCGGTCTCGCCGAGGACTGCGTGCAGGAGACGTTCCTGCGCGCCTGGCGCTCGCGCGAGCGCTACTCGACCGAGCGGGCGAGCGTGCGGACCTGGCTGTTCGCGATCGCGCGGAACGTGATCGTCGACGCCCACCGCTCCGTTCAGCGGCTGCCGCGCATCGTGCCGGCCGAGGTCCTCGACGACGTCGCCGGCGAGCAGGCCGACCCGCTCGAGCCGCTGATGATGGTGGAGGCCCTCGCCCGGCTCTCGCCCGAGCACCGCCAGGTGGTCGTGGCGATCCACCTCCGCGGCGAGAGCTACGCCGAGGTGTCCGCGGCGACGGGCGTCGCGGTCGCGACCCTCCGCACCCGCACGTTCTACGCTCTCAAGGCGCTCCGCACGCATCTCGCGGCGCCCGAGCCGACCCAGGAGGACCGACCGTGA